The DNA region GCTGAAATGTTGAGGATTTCAGGATTTGCAAGCATATACGGGCGCGGGTCTTCTGGATAAATGTTAAGAGCACTGTCAGAATAATCAACCGCAACTACACGATCTAAATCAACATCGAGATAGACAAAATATCTCATGGACCCTGAACCGCTGACGGCAATTTTATCCGGGTTGTCGGGAATGGTTACCACGCGACCAAAGGAGTCGGTGATGTTAATTGTCCCATCTCCTGCATCAGGGGTACCGCCAACACAACCTGCGCACATGCATAATGCAAGCACACAAAGACCTGCAAAAAATAAGGAGATAATTTTTTTGTTCATAGTTACACTACGAGTTTCGTATAGGAGAGATTGTTCAGGTTTGCTTTCAGTTGTTCGTAGACTGGAGCTCCGTCAATAAACGTGTAAATCTCATTTGCTTTTTCTGCCGGGTTAATATCGGCAAACTGTTCTGGATAAAGAATCGTGCCGATGTAGTAGGCATTTGCCATACTTGTTTCATGGTTCGTACCCATTGAGGTGTGGGGATTGACCGCATACACTTCACCGGTCTTTACCGCTGTCAGTTCCTGATAGGATGGATCGGTCTGCAATTCTATAATTGCTCCGCCTCCGGCAGCATTCATAGTACCTAGGTCAACAAAGATGATATCAGGATCCCATCCAAGAATCTGTTCCTTTGAGATCGCCGCATATCCGGTACTCGTTGTTGCATTTATTACCGAGGCAACATTCATTGCATGAAGGACAGTGAACGGATAATATGTTGGATCAGTTCCATCGAGACCATGTGCCCCGCTATAGGAAATCCCGCCAACATAGACGGATGGTTTTTCTGCATCGGGAATGCCCGCAGTTCGGGTTTCCAAATCGGCACGCACATCAGCAAAGTATTGTATGACATCATCCGCACGTTTATCCACGTGGAGAATATTACCAATCATTTTCAGGGATGAGGCTACTTTGTCTCCGTTGGTGACATAATCTCCCGCGTAGAAAAGAACCACAGGGATCCCGGTTTTTTCCTGAATCTCGTTTGCCGACTGGATTGCGGTATCACTGTATCCCGCCATGAACAAAATATCGGGATTGATTGACAGAAGTTTCTCTGCATCAACGACACCTTTTGCGGTTCCAAGAGCCGGGAGGTCTTTGATTTCTGGATGGGCGAGCATGTAGGGACGAACATCATTAGGGAAGTTAAGAAGATTGCTGTCCTGATAATCAATAGCAACGAGCCTGTCGGTCACGTTGAGATAGGCAAAATAACGTGTCGAGCCCGAGCCGCTGACGGCGATTCTTTCAGGATTGTCGGGAACAACGACCACTCGACCACCCGAGTCGGTTATGGTGATGGTACCACCACCGGTTTCTTCAGAGGTGCTTACGCAGCCTGCAGACATACAAACGAGAGTCAGAGCAAGCAGTAAAAGTACAGTAACAATTTTCCTCATAGTATTAACATTCTAGAGTTTTGTCACAATAGGTAATATGTATTTCTATTTTCCCCATAATTAAAACATGCAATGTATATTTTCGTATGATTATTATATCGGATAAGGCATATAATATTAATATGAAAGATTTTAACGAAGCAGTTGCTTTCCACGGTCACACCTGCGGCGGACTTGCCATGGGATACAAAGCCTGCGAACTTGCCATTGAAAAGCTTGGACTCTCCTTCTCCGAGGATGAAGAAGTTGTCTGTATCACAGAAACGGATTCGTGCACGGTTGATGCAATTCAGGTGGTGCTTGGCTGCACTGCCGGCAAAGGAAATTTGTTCATCAATAATTGGGGAAAAAATGCCTTCTCGTTTTACCGGCGCGACAATGACACGTCAATTCGTCTGGTCGCCAATCCTGAATTTATGAATGTAAATCCAGAGATGGCAGAACTTCGTCCGAAGGTATTCTCCGGAGCGGCAACCCAGGAAGAAATTGATCGGTTCCATACCCTTTCCCATATGTGGATTGATGAAATTCTCAACATGCCGGCAGAGAAGATGTATCTCGTTAAGGAAGCAACCGAACCCCTCCCAGGTCATGCACGGATCTATAATAATGTGACCTGTTCTGTCTGCGGTGAGCAGGTTGCCGAGGGATTGGCGCCGGTTATTGATGGAAAGCATGTCTGCATTCCCTGTTTAAGAAAGTAAATTTAACACACACAACAAAGTATATATCACAATAAGTGATACATAATTGTGTTAGTGTAATACTAACGCCAGACCCAGTGCCTTAATGCGGAAGAGTAGGGCACAATGCACGAATTACGAAAAAACACAGGAAGATGAGCCGAGATTCAATTGGCAAAGTAT from Methanocorpusculum labreanum Z includes:
- a CDS encoding FmdE family protein; this encodes MKDFNEAVAFHGHTCGGLAMGYKACELAIEKLGLSFSEDEEVVCITETDSCTVDAIQVVLGCTAGKGNLFINNWGKNAFSFYRRDNDTSIRLVANPEFMNVNPEMAELRPKVFSGAATQEEIDRFHTLSHMWIDEILNMPAEKMYLVKEATEPLPGHARIYNNVTCSVCGEQVAEGLAPVIDGKHVCIPCLRK
- a CDS encoding iron ABC transporter substrate-binding protein, encoding MRKIVTVLLLLALTLVCMSAGCVSTSEETGGGTITITDSGGRVVVVPDNPERIAVSGSGSTRYFAYLNVTDRLVAIDYQDSNLLNFPNDVRPYMLAHPEIKDLPALGTAKGVVDAEKLLSINPDILFMAGYSDTAIQSANEIQEKTGIPVVLFYAGDYVTNGDKVASSLKMIGNILHVDKRADDVIQYFADVRADLETRTAGIPDAEKPSVYVGGISYSGAHGLDGTDPTYYPFTVLHAMNVASVINATTSTGYAAISKEQILGWDPDIIFVDLGTMNAAGGGAIIELQTDPSYQELTAVKTGEVYAVNPHTSMGTNHETSMANAYYIGTILYPEQFADINPAEKANEIYTFIDGAPVYEQLKANLNNLSYTKLVV